Genomic window (Pseudomonas xantholysinigenes):
TGCGTGCGACGCGATCGCTGTATGGCGCGTTTTTATTTAATCTGTGTCTAACAGTCTCCTATTGACCGCCCTACCATCGGCCGCTCCGTCCAGGTGCATACGATGAAAGAGATTCCCGGCAACATCGATTTTTCAGGCTTGACGGCCCGTCGGCTAGGGCCAAACGATCGTGAGATCATTTGTGTGCACCGTGAAACGATGTTCCTTGAGGCGGGAGGTGACCCATCAGAGTTGCGGGTGATGACTGAGCACTTCCGTCCCTGGTTGCACCAGCGCCTACTCGATGGCCGCTACTACGGTTTTGCGCTGATGGACACGGGGCAGCCTGTGGCGGCGATAGGTCTGATGAATATCGACTGGCCACCTCATCCTTCCCATCCGGCCTTAGACCAGCGCGGCTATGTGCTAAATGTTTTCGTCGAACCTGCTTACCGGCGCCGGGGCTTGGCTTCAACCCTGATGAAGTTGGCTGAAGCCGAGTTTGCGCAACGCGGAATGAGTTTTGCCGTGCTACACGCGACCAAGGCCGGCAAGCCGGTGTATGAAGGACTGGGCTGGGCAAATACATCTGAAATGGCGAAAACCGTTTCGTAATTTCACTGCCTATCTCAGGAGTCTGGTCGCCGATTCCAACTGTCGATGAAAGGCTGCCTCGGGTCGAAAGCAGCGGTTCGCGAGTGGCTGCTTTGGACCCATAGCGGACGGTGGGGACAGGCAGAAGTCGGCATCGCTGTGCCAAGCCAGTGGCTGGATCTATTCCCAGCGCGACAGGTAGGCAATCGTGGCTTCGGTCGCCTCGATGCAGATCGCTTCGCTGATACTTCCATCCGACACATAGCCGTAGCGCATGCAGGCGAAGGCGATCTCGACCGACAGGGTCGCAGCATCCGGCTGTAGCGGCAGCTCCTTGAGCATGCCCTGGGCCTGCAGGAAATCGCGCAGGAGCGATCCAATCATCGCGTCCTTCTCCTCGTGGGCCTTGCGGTCGGTCGGGGTGAAGTTGCCGCGCATGAGCAAGGCCGCCGCAGCAGGATTGGCGTTGTAGTAGTCCGCCACGCCGCGCACGACTCGGCCGATTGCTGCTTTCCAGTCTTCCCCCTCCTGCGGTCGCATCGCGACAATGAGCTCGCCCACGCGCTCCATCTGTAGCTGCGCCATGTGAGCGAAGAGCACGTATTTATCAGGGAAGAACTGGTAGATGCTCGCCCGCGGAATGCCCGAGAGCTTGGAAATCTCGGGGATCGATGCGGCGTCCGCGCCTATCTCGGCAAGCAGTTGCTCGGCCGCTGCCAGCACCTTGGCGATGCGTGTCTGCGAACGCTCCTGCTGGGGCAAGCGGCCCGCTCTTTTGCCCTTGGCAGCCGACGACGGGTCTTGCACATCCGAAAAATCAGACATATGTTATGTTTTCACAAGGTAACAAATGTCATCTTTATAGGTTTCCCCACTCCCCTTGTCCAGTGCAAGGACGTCGATGAGCTACGCAGATCAGACCCAATGGCAGGCGATACAAGCCTTCCTGCCGCCCACTTACCGCATCGACGCCGGCAATGCGCCCAGGGAAGAGTACTGGACGTGGCGTGGGCATCAGGTCCACCTGGACCGCTACGCCAACCCGGCGGCGTCAGCCCGCGTCATCCTGTTCCATGGTGTCGGCACCAATGGCCGGCAGATGTCCACTATCGTCGGCCTGCCGCTCGCAAGGCAAGGGCTGGAGACGGTGGCCATCGACATGCCCGGTTATGGCGAAACGAAGGTCGCAGCCGGCGCCCAGGAGCGCTACGACACCTGGGTGGAACTGGCCAACGACTTCATCGAATACGAACGTGCCCGGGATCCGCGGCCGATCTTCCTCTACGGCCTGAGCGCGGGCGGCATGCTCACCTACCATGCAGCCGCCCTGAACCGGCGCGTGGCGGGCATCGTCGGTATGACCTTCCTCGATCAGCGCGTTGCGCAGGTGCGCGAGCAGACCGCACTCACTCCGATGATGGGCCGCTTGGGCATTCCGATGATCCACTTACTGGCGCGCACGCCGCTGGCCGGGCTGAAGATGCCGATGTGGCTGGCGAGCAAGATGCACACACTGGTCAATGACCGCGCCGCGCTAAAGGCCTGCCTGAAGGACCGCACCTCGGCCGGCAACTGGGCCAGCCTGCGCTTCCTCAGTTCCTATCTGGGCTACGCGCCAGCCATCGAGCCGGAGGCCTTCGACGTCTGCCCGGTCCTGCTGACCCAGCCGGCGGCCGACCGCTGGACCCCGCTCGCACTGAGCCAGCCCTTCCTGCGGCGCCTACGCCGCGTCGAAGTGACCACCCGGCTGCTCGACAATGCCGGGCATTACCCGCTGGAAGAGCCCGGTCTGGGGCAGATGAACGAGGCGATCCTGGCGTTCATCGAGCGGACCCTAGCCAGGCATAAAGTCGAACGGCCAACGCAGGGATGAGCAGTCTTGTAGATACATCTCGGAGCAATCCTCGCGCGGGTCAATTCTCAACGTCTCATTTGGCCGTCAGAGGCGACTATCAAAGTCTGCTTTGGGTCGATAGCTGCCTCTCGCGCGTGACCGCAATCGACCCTTAACGGACATCGAGCCCGATAAAGCTTGCGCAAAATATATGGAAATCCGTATATTCGACTTTCCATATCTAAGTTGAAGCCATGATCACTCCACCCAAAGTCTTCAAGAGCCTGGCCGACGAGACCCGCGCTCGCGCCACCCTGCTCATCGCCAGCTTGGGCGAACTGTGTGTATGCGAGTTGATGTGCGCATTGGACGACAGCCAACCGAAGATCAGCCGCCACCTGGCACAGCTGCGCAGCAGTGGTCTGCTGCTGGATCGCCGGCAGGGCCAGTGGGTCTATTACCGCCTCAATCCCGAGCTGCCCACGTGGGTGCACGAGCTGCTGCAGGTCACCCTGCAGGCCAATGCGCAATGGCTGGCCAACAACACCCTTCGCCTGCAGAACATGGACGGTCGTCCCGTTCGTGATACCGCTTGCTGCTGATCATTTCCGAGCGAACTTCCGATGCTGGTCGCCATTGCTGTGTTTGTTTTCACCCTCTTGCTGGTCATCTGGCAACCCAAAGGCCTCGGTGTCGGCTGGAGCGCTGCTCTGGGCGCGATCATCGCCCTTGCCGTGGGTGCGGTTTCACTGCACGACATCCCCACCGTATGGGCCATCGTCTGGAACGCTACCGCCACCTTCATCGCGGTGATCATCATCAGCCTGTTGCTGGACGAGGCCGGCTTCTTCGAATGGGCCGCATTGCACGTGGCGCGTTGGGCAAAGGGCAGCGGCTACCGCCTGTTTGCCTTCTGCATACTGCTCGGCGCCGCAGTTTCGGCATTGTTCGCCAATGATGGCGCGGCGCTGATCCTCACGCCCATTGTCATGTCGATGCTGCTCGCCCTGCGCTTCTCTCCCGCCGCAACACTGGCCTTCGTCATGGCGGCCGGCTTCATCGCCGATACCGCAAGCCTGCCGCTGGTGGTCTCGAACCTGGTGAACATCGTCTCGGCCGATTACTTCGGCTTGGGCTTCGCCGAGTACGCTTCGGTCATGGTGCCGGTGAACCTCGCCAGCGTCGCCGCTACCCTGCTGGTGCTGTTTCTGTTCTTGCGCCGCGATATTCCCAGGCACTACGCACTTGATGCGCTAAAGGAGCCGAACGCAGCGATCCACGACCGCGCCACCTTCATCGTCGGCCGGTGGACGCTGCTGGCATTGCTGGTCGGCCTGTTCACCCTGGAGCCGCTGGGTATCCCGATCAGTGCTCTGGCTGCCGTCTGTGCGGCGATCCTCTTCGTCGTTGCCGCTCGTGGGCACCGTATCTCCACCCAGCGCGTCCTGCGTGAAGCTCCCTGGCAGGTAGTGATCTTCTCCCTCGGCATGTACCTGGTGGTGTACGGCCTGAAGAATGCCGGTCTCACGGACTTCCTCAGCCACTTGCTCAACCGTCTGGCCGAACAAGGCTTGTGGAGCGCCGCCATCGGCACCGGCCTGATCTCGGCGCTGCTGTCCTCGGTCATGAACAACATGCCCAGTGTTCTGCTCGGCGCCCTGTCGATCCAGGCGAGCGATGCGCAGGGACTGGTGCGCGAGGCGATGATCTACGCCAACGTGATCGGCTGCGACCTCGGTCCGAAGATCACGCCCATCGGCAGCCTCGCCACGCTGCTCTGGTTGCATGTGCTGCAGCGCAAGGGCATGCGCATCACCTGGGGTTACTACTTCAAGGTCGGCATCCTCCTGACGCTGCCCGTCCTGCTGATCACCCTTTCGGCCCTGGCGCTACGCCTGAGCCTGTGACATCCGCCACGTAGGAGCTTTCCATGCGAGTCCTGTTCATGTGCACGGCCAACAGTTGCCGCAGCATCCTCTCGCAAGCGCTGTTCAACCATCTGGCGCCGGAAGGCTTCGAGGCGGTAAGTTCCGGTAGTTTCCCCAAGGGCCAGGTGCTGCCGCGCAGCCTCACGACCCTGCAGCAGGCCGGTATCTCTACCGAAGGCCTGAGCAGCAAAGGCAATGACGCCTTCGAAGGCAACCCGCCAGACATCGTCATCACTGTTTGCGACAAGGCCGCAGGCGAAGTCTGCCCGGTCCACTTCGGCCCAGCGCTGAGGTCCCACTGGGGCTTGGAAGATCCTTCAGAAGTTGCAGG
Coding sequences:
- a CDS encoding arsenate reductase ArsC, with protein sequence MRVLFMCTANSCRSILSQALFNHLAPEGFEAVSSGSFPKGQVLPRSLTTLQQAGISTEGLSSKGNDAFEGNPPDIVITVCDKAAGEVCPVHFGPALRSHWGLEDPSEVAGDEPAIDAAFRATLACIELRCQAFFALPFDTLGRDELKRELDRIGALQAGKIAVRSTAKP
- a CDS encoding GNAT family N-acetyltransferase, which encodes MKEIPGNIDFSGLTARRLGPNDREIICVHRETMFLEAGGDPSELRVMTEHFRPWLHQRLLDGRYYGFALMDTGQPVAAIGLMNIDWPPHPSHPALDQRGYVLNVFVEPAYRRRGLASTLMKLAEAEFAQRGMSFAVLHATKAGKPVYEGLGWANTSEMAKTVS
- a CDS encoding alpha/beta hydrolase, encoding MSYADQTQWQAIQAFLPPTYRIDAGNAPREEYWTWRGHQVHLDRYANPAASARVILFHGVGTNGRQMSTIVGLPLARQGLETVAIDMPGYGETKVAAGAQERYDTWVELANDFIEYERARDPRPIFLYGLSAGGMLTYHAAALNRRVAGIVGMTFLDQRVAQVREQTALTPMMGRLGIPMIHLLARTPLAGLKMPMWLASKMHTLVNDRAALKACLKDRTSAGNWASLRFLSSYLGYAPAIEPEAFDVCPVLLTQPAADRWTPLALSQPFLRRLRRVEVTTRLLDNAGHYPLEEPGLGQMNEAILAFIERTLARHKVERPTQG
- a CDS encoding TetR/AcrR family transcriptional regulator, coding for MSDFSDVQDPSSAAKGKRAGRLPQQERSQTRIAKVLAAAEQLLAEIGADAASIPEISKLSGIPRASIYQFFPDKYVLFAHMAQLQMERVGELIVAMRPQEGEDWKAAIGRVVRGVADYYNANPAAAALLMRGNFTPTDRKAHEEKDAMIGSLLRDFLQAQGMLKELPLQPDAATLSVEIAFACMRYGYVSDGSISEAICIEATEATIAYLSRWE
- a CDS encoding arsenic transporter: MLVAIAVFVFTLLLVIWQPKGLGVGWSAALGAIIALAVGAVSLHDIPTVWAIVWNATATFIAVIIISLLLDEAGFFEWAALHVARWAKGSGYRLFAFCILLGAAVSALFANDGAALILTPIVMSMLLALRFSPAATLAFVMAAGFIADTASLPLVVSNLVNIVSADYFGLGFAEYASVMVPVNLASVAATLLVLFLFLRRDIPRHYALDALKEPNAAIHDRATFIVGRWTLLALLVGLFTLEPLGIPISALAAVCAAILFVVAARGHRISTQRVLREAPWQVVIFSLGMYLVVYGLKNAGLTDFLSHLLNRLAEQGLWSAAIGTGLISALLSSVMNNMPSVLLGALSIQASDAQGLVREAMIYANVIGCDLGPKITPIGSLATLLWLHVLQRKGMRITWGYYFKVGILLTLPVLLITLSALALRLSL
- a CDS encoding metalloregulator ArsR/SmtB family transcription factor — translated: MITPPKVFKSLADETRARATLLIASLGELCVCELMCALDDSQPKISRHLAQLRSSGLLLDRRQGQWVYYRLNPELPTWVHELLQVTLQANAQWLANNTLRLQNMDGRPVRDTACC